Proteins encoded together in one Shewanella oneidensis MR-1 window:
- the arcA gene encoding two-component system response regulator ArcA, with protein MQNPHILIVEDEAVTRNTLRSIFEAEGYVVTEANDGAEMHKAMQENKINLVVMDINLPGKNGLLLARELREINNIGLIFLTGRDNEVDKILGLEIGADDYITKPFNPRELTIRARNLLTRVNSAGNEVEEKSSVEYYRFNDWSLEINSRSLVSPQGESYKLPRSEFRAMLHFVENPGKILTRADLLMKMTGRELKPHDRTVDVTIRRIRKHFESLPDTPEIIATIHGEGYRFCGNLED; from the coding sequence ATGCAAAATCCGCACATTCTGATCGTTGAAGATGAAGCCGTTACCCGTAACACGCTAAGAAGTATTTTCGAGGCAGAAGGGTATGTGGTAACTGAGGCCAATGATGGCGCAGAAATGCATAAGGCTATGCAGGAAAACAAAATTAACCTCGTGGTTATGGACATTAACCTACCAGGTAAAAACGGTCTGTTGTTGGCACGTGAATTACGTGAAATCAACAACATCGGTCTGATATTCCTTACAGGCCGTGACAACGAAGTCGACAAAATCCTTGGACTTGAAATTGGCGCGGACGATTATATTACCAAGCCGTTCAACCCGCGTGAATTGACGATTCGTGCTCGTAATCTTCTGACTCGTGTGAATAGCGCTGGTAACGAAGTCGAAGAAAAGAGTTCTGTCGAATACTATCGTTTCAACGATTGGAGCTTAGAGATCAACAGCCGTTCTCTCGTAAGCCCACAGGGTGAATCTTACAAACTGCCACGTAGCGAATTCCGCGCTATGCTGCACTTTGTTGAAAACCCAGGCAAAATCTTAACTCGTGCCGATCTACTGATGAAGATGACTGGCCGGGAGTTAAAGCCACACGACCGTACTGTTGACGTGACTATCCGTCGTATCCGTAAGCACTTTGAAAGCTTGCCAGATACGCCAGAAATCATCGCCACCATTCACGGTGAAGGCTACCGTTTCTGCGGTAACTTAGAAGACTAA
- the lysC gene encoding lysine-sensitive aspartokinase 3, whose translation MSLVVAKFGGTSVADYGAMNRCAEIVLGNPDCRLVVVSASSGVTNLLVELTQESINDDGRLQRLKQIAQIQYAILDKLGRPNDVAAALDKLLSRMAVLSEALVSARSKATMDELLSLGEQCSSALFAAVLREKGANSSAFDVRRVLRTDSHFGRAEPQVEQIALLSREHLLPLLSEQVIVTQGFIGADEAGQTTTLGRGGSDYSAALLAEALTASAVEIWTDVAGIYTTDPRLAPNAHPIAEISFNEAAEMATFGAKVLHPATILPAVRQQIQVFVGSSKEPEKGGTWIRHQVEDAPVFRAVALRRDQTLLNLHSLQMLHAQGFLAETFATLARHKISVDLITTSEVNVSLTLDKTGSDSSGQGLLSEALLQELSQHCRVRVEDGLALVAIIGNRIATTAGICRRVFEVLEPHNVRMICQGASPHNLCVLVAESEAAQVVKALHENLFEGA comes from the coding sequence ATGTCTCTTGTTGTCGCTAAATTTGGTGGAACCTCAGTTGCCGACTACGGCGCAATGAATCGCTGTGCCGAGATTGTGCTGGGTAATCCCGATTGCCGTTTAGTGGTGGTTAGCGCCTCAAGTGGCGTGACCAATCTTTTGGTTGAACTCACTCAAGAGTCGATTAACGACGATGGTCGTTTGCAACGATTAAAACAAATTGCGCAAATTCAATACGCTATCTTAGATAAACTCGGTCGCCCCAATGATGTTGCGGCCGCGTTAGATAAGCTGCTCAGCCGCATGGCGGTCCTGAGCGAAGCCTTAGTCTCAGCACGCAGCAAGGCGACTATGGATGAGTTATTGTCCCTTGGTGAACAATGTTCATCAGCATTATTTGCGGCAGTGTTACGGGAAAAAGGCGCGAACTCGAGCGCATTCGATGTGCGCCGAGTACTGCGTACCGACAGCCATTTTGGCCGTGCCGAGCCACAAGTTGAACAGATTGCCTTGTTATCCCGTGAACACTTATTGCCGCTGTTGTCTGAACAAGTGATTGTAACTCAAGGTTTTATTGGTGCAGATGAGGCGGGGCAAACCACTACGCTTGGCCGCGGTGGTAGCGACTATTCCGCGGCATTGTTAGCTGAAGCCTTAACAGCCTCTGCGGTTGAGATTTGGACCGATGTGGCGGGGATTTATACGACTGATCCACGGCTTGCACCAAATGCCCATCCTATTGCCGAAATCAGCTTTAACGAAGCTGCTGAAATGGCAACCTTTGGTGCCAAAGTGCTGCATCCTGCGACGATTCTTCCAGCTGTGCGTCAACAAATTCAAGTGTTTGTGGGTTCAAGCAAGGAGCCAGAAAAAGGCGGGACTTGGATCCGCCACCAGGTTGAAGATGCGCCTGTGTTTCGTGCTGTGGCGCTGCGCCGTGATCAAACCCTGCTGAATTTACACAGCCTACAAATGCTACATGCGCAGGGCTTTTTGGCCGAGACCTTTGCGACCTTAGCAAGACATAAGATCAGTGTGGATTTAATTACCACCTCTGAAGTTAACGTATCACTCACGCTTGATAAAACTGGCTCCGACTCCAGTGGCCAAGGTCTGTTAAGTGAAGCGTTGCTGCAAGAGTTATCACAACACTGCCGTGTGCGCGTGGAGGATGGTTTAGCCCTAGTTGCGATTATCGGTAATCGCATAGCCACCACAGCCGGTATTTGCCGCCGCGTGTTTGAAGTGCTGGAACCCCATAATGTGCGCATGATCTGCCAGGGTGCGAGCCCGCATAACTTGTGTGTGTTAGTGGCCGAATCTGAAGCGGCGCAGGTGGTTAAAGCGTTGCACGAAAATCTGTTTGAAGGCGCTTAA
- a CDS encoding DUF3293 domain-containing protein, protein MDNMTQDLWQHYQTPLFLLTQALSCNFSFAVITAHNPASTLLSSSQNRLLDRQLLREIELLGSPYRALIGASPDLSHMEKSWAVFIDRSMALQLGKKFNQYAIYMVERGEVSLVPCTLAGYNEVCLGRFNDYVRLVYELPDLVT, encoded by the coding sequence ATGGACAACATGACTCAAGATTTGTGGCAGCATTATCAAACGCCGTTGTTTTTGCTTACTCAAGCATTATCCTGTAATTTTTCTTTTGCTGTAATTACCGCCCATAACCCCGCTTCAACCCTCCTTAGTTCCAGCCAAAACCGTTTACTCGACCGTCAATTACTTCGTGAAATTGAATTATTAGGCAGTCCCTATCGCGCACTTATCGGTGCATCGCCTGATTTATCCCATATGGAGAAGAGTTGGGCCGTGTTTATCGACAGAAGCATGGCATTACAATTAGGGAAAAAGTTTAATCAATATGCCATCTACATGGTGGAAAGGGGTGAGGTGAGTTTAGTGCCTTGCACTTTAGCCGGATATAACGAAGTGTGTTTAGGCCGATTTAACGATTATGTCCGCTTAGTTTATGAGCTGCCAGACTTGGTCACCTAA
- the narQ gene encoding nitrate/nitrite two-component system sensor histidine kinase NarQ: MKRGSLTSKILGLMLVLILLSSSLAIFAIINLSYSLGDAKAINASGSLRMQSYRLMFYANSGSEAAQEKITEFENTLHSEALHPSKSWLSPKKIAAQYQLVIDKWLVMKYYIEQENSRDYAASLKDFVDTIDLLVLEMEHHAAFKLRLLAASQIFGLGLMLSIAFLAVRFTKRKVVVPLQQLMESANTISKGNFEIEMPETEYIELTALTDALQKTARELATLYGNLESQVAEKTLALTRANNELAFLYDTLLTLNAKKLDYKALKAALNQLKDYESIDYLRLIIQYPEQELEMIEANGGWPESADNSTRFPLQFEQANLGYLELISAQDINTPLFKNFAIMLTRSIVIHNATEQRQQLALMEERGVIARELHDSLGQVLSFLKIQISLLRKNLDHSCRSPAVEVQLTEINEGVSTAYVQLRELLSTFRLTIKEPNLKNAMEAMLEQLRANTDIKIHLDYKLSPQWLEAKQHIHILQITREATLNAIKHANASHINIRCYKDDRGMVNISVSDNGVGIGHIKERDQHFGIGIMHERASKLDGEVVFSSNDTHTNSTATTEQRHQENPDSPLESHNTSNLSQGTIVTLIFPSQQEPTHG, translated from the coding sequence ATGAAACGAGGCAGTCTTACCTCAAAAATTCTGGGTTTAATGTTAGTACTGATTTTGCTTTCTAGCAGCCTAGCGATTTTCGCAATCATCAATTTGTCATACAGCTTAGGCGATGCGAAAGCCATCAACGCTTCGGGTTCACTGCGGATGCAAAGCTATCGGCTGATGTTTTACGCCAATTCTGGTAGTGAAGCCGCCCAAGAAAAAATCACCGAGTTTGAAAACACGCTGCATTCTGAAGCACTACACCCCTCCAAGAGTTGGTTAAGCCCTAAAAAAATAGCCGCACAATATCAGCTTGTTATCGATAAATGGCTGGTGATGAAGTACTACATAGAGCAAGAGAACTCCCGCGACTACGCCGCCTCGCTCAAGGACTTTGTCGATACCATTGATTTATTGGTATTGGAAATGGAGCATCATGCCGCCTTTAAGTTGCGACTCCTCGCCGCGAGCCAAATTTTTGGGCTTGGGCTTATGCTCTCCATTGCCTTTTTAGCGGTACGCTTTACCAAACGTAAAGTGGTTGTGCCCTTGCAACAATTAATGGAGTCTGCCAATACGATTTCTAAGGGCAACTTTGAGATCGAAATGCCCGAAACCGAATACATAGAACTCACCGCACTGACCGATGCACTGCAAAAAACGGCGCGCGAACTGGCCACTCTGTATGGCAACTTAGAATCCCAAGTGGCTGAAAAAACCTTGGCACTAACCCGAGCCAATAATGAGTTAGCATTTTTATACGACACCTTGTTAACACTCAATGCCAAGAAGTTGGACTATAAAGCACTCAAAGCAGCGTTAAATCAGCTAAAAGATTATGAGTCTATCGACTATTTAAGACTGATTATCCAGTATCCAGAGCAGGAACTCGAAATGATTGAGGCCAATGGTGGCTGGCCAGAAAGCGCTGACAACAGCACGCGTTTTCCGCTGCAATTTGAACAGGCTAATTTAGGTTATTTAGAACTTATCTCTGCGCAGGATATTAATACTCCACTGTTTAAAAACTTTGCCATCATGCTAACTCGTTCCATCGTGATCCATAACGCCACTGAGCAAAGACAACAGTTAGCCCTAATGGAAGAGCGTGGCGTCATCGCAAGGGAATTACATGACTCGCTAGGGCAAGTACTTTCCTTCCTAAAAATTCAAATTAGCCTGCTGCGTAAGAACTTAGATCATAGTTGCCGCAGCCCTGCGGTAGAGGTGCAACTCACCGAAATCAATGAAGGAGTCAGCACCGCCTATGTACAGCTAAGGGAGTTGTTATCCACCTTTAGATTAACCATCAAGGAACCCAATCTGAAGAATGCGATGGAAGCAATGCTTGAGCAACTTAGGGCAAATACTGATATCAAGATCCATCTCGATTATAAACTCTCTCCTCAATGGCTTGAGGCAAAACAGCATATCCATATTTTGCAGATCACCCGTGAAGCAACCCTCAATGCCATCAAACATGCCAATGCAAGTCATATCAATATCCGCTGTTACAAGGATGACAGGGGCATGGTCAATATCAGTGTGAGTGATAATGGCGTCGGCATTGGCCATATTAAAGAGCGGGATCAACACTTCGGTATCGGCATCATGCATGAGCGTGCCAGCAAATTAGACGGTGAGGTTGTATTTAGTAGCAATGATACGCACACTAATAGCACTGCCACGACTGAACAACGTCATCAAGAAAATCCAGACTCGCCCCTTGAGTCCCACAACACATCAAATTTGTCACAGGGAACCATAGTCACTTTAATCTTCCCTTCCCAACAGGAGCCTACACATGGGTAA
- a CDS encoding succinylglutamate desuccinylase/aspartoacylase family protein, producing the protein MLPTTSSLQIGELAAGQALTLPIYHFKPSGKHSGPKVYIQANVHGAEVQGNAVIYQLMKQLERCDILGEITLVPLANPLGINQKSGEFTLGRFDPITGVNWNREYLNHAIDLPTWYKEHAELSDSELIQAYRSTLVEACQRRLRNDWGVTTGHRLAVNLQAMAHEADIVLDLHTGPKSCKHLYCPEYDIASAQFFAIPYTLVIPNSFGGAMDEAAFCPWWQLSEVAKVMGRDLEIAVSAFTLELASQERICLEDALVDAKGILAYLSHRGVIAEQVEPAKMRRFGCYLKDYKKYHAPMAGLVEYVAPVGEPLAAGETLVNLLRLDLYGSEQELTALSLPQDCVPILHFASASVHQGTELYKVMTNLFELPH; encoded by the coding sequence ATGTTGCCGACAACATCGTCTCTGCAAATTGGGGAGCTTGCCGCAGGGCAGGCGCTGACGTTGCCGATTTATCATTTCAAGCCAAGCGGTAAGCATTCTGGCCCGAAAGTCTATATTCAAGCCAATGTCCATGGCGCTGAAGTGCAAGGTAATGCGGTGATTTATCAATTGATGAAGCAGCTCGAACGCTGCGATATCTTAGGTGAGATTACCTTGGTGCCGTTAGCTAATCCGCTGGGGATTAATCAAAAAAGCGGTGAGTTTACACTTGGGCGTTTTGATCCGATAACTGGCGTAAACTGGAACCGAGAGTATTTGAATCACGCGATAGATTTGCCAACTTGGTATAAGGAACATGCTGAGCTAAGTGATAGCGAGCTTATTCAAGCTTATCGCAGCACCTTGGTTGAAGCTTGCCAGCGGCGATTACGCAACGATTGGGGGGTGACCACGGGTCATAGACTGGCGGTTAACCTGCAGGCCATGGCCCATGAAGCGGATATTGTATTAGATCTCCATACCGGCCCGAAATCCTGTAAGCATTTGTATTGCCCTGAATATGATATTGCTTCGGCGCAGTTTTTTGCGATTCCTTACACCTTAGTGATCCCCAATAGTTTTGGTGGTGCGATGGATGAGGCGGCATTTTGTCCTTGGTGGCAATTGAGTGAAGTGGCTAAAGTGATGGGGCGGGATCTCGAGATTGCCGTTTCAGCATTCACCTTAGAACTTGCGAGCCAAGAACGTATTTGCCTTGAGGATGCACTCGTCGATGCTAAGGGGATTTTGGCCTATTTAAGCCATCGTGGAGTGATCGCCGAGCAAGTGGAACCCGCTAAGATGCGGCGTTTTGGCTGTTATCTTAAGGACTATAAAAAGTATCATGCGCCGATGGCTGGCTTGGTTGAGTATGTGGCTCCTGTCGGCGAACCGCTTGCGGCGGGTGAGACGTTAGTGAACCTGCTGCGGCTTGATTTATATGGCAGTGAACAGGAACTGACGGCGCTAAGCTTGCCACAGGACTGTGTACCTATTTTGCACTTTGCCTCGGCGTCTGTACATCAAGGTACTGAGTTATATAAGGTGATGACCAATCTGTTTGAGTTGCCGCATTAA
- a CDS encoding zinc transporter ZntB has protein sequence MHDGFIYSLVLSGEQAGSTLSPEQLDNWDPKDGLVWIHLRYRHKKARHWVLHCGLNKVESDALLAEDTRPRTVLAGEGVLLALRGVNLNPDSAPEDMVAVRIYADNQRIISTCERELQSVKDVAGSIMAGTGPTTTGDFIVAICERLTIRKVDFIDTLEEQLLELEEQVVSGNVKDLRTDIAELRRQTVALRRYLGPQKEAFAKMLSEQFVLFNEPEKLKMRETTNNLIRTIEDLDALRDRANVTQEELLSQQSEQLNKRLYFLSLVSVIFLPLGFLTGLLGVNIGGIPGADNNFAFTSFCIILVSLVALQMVILYRFKWL, from the coding sequence ATGCACGATGGATTTATTTACAGCCTAGTCCTAAGTGGCGAACAGGCAGGCTCAACCTTAAGTCCTGAACAACTTGACAACTGGGACCCTAAAGATGGGCTGGTTTGGATACACCTGCGTTATCGCCACAAAAAAGCCCGCCATTGGGTATTACACTGCGGTCTCAACAAAGTCGAATCTGATGCACTACTCGCCGAAGATACCCGCCCTCGAACCGTGCTGGCTGGTGAAGGGGTACTGCTCGCCCTGCGCGGCGTTAACTTAAACCCAGATTCGGCCCCTGAAGACATGGTGGCCGTTCGTATTTATGCTGATAACCAGCGCATAATATCTACCTGCGAGCGCGAGCTTCAGTCAGTTAAGGATGTCGCGGGTTCGATTATGGCAGGAACAGGCCCCACTACCACTGGCGACTTTATCGTTGCCATTTGTGAAAGGCTCACCATACGAAAAGTGGATTTTATCGATACGCTTGAGGAACAGCTTTTAGAATTAGAAGAACAAGTTGTCTCTGGCAATGTTAAAGATTTACGCACAGATATCGCCGAGCTGCGTCGGCAAACCGTAGCGCTGCGCCGCTATTTAGGCCCCCAGAAAGAAGCTTTCGCTAAGATGCTATCGGAGCAATTTGTGCTCTTTAACGAGCCCGAAAAACTCAAAATGCGTGAAACAACCAACAATCTTATCCGTACTATTGAAGACTTAGACGCACTACGCGACAGGGCCAATGTGACTCAAGAAGAATTACTCAGTCAACAATCAGAGCAGTTAAATAAACGGTTGTATTTTTTGTCATTAGTATCGGTAATCTTTCTTCCATTGGGCTTTTTAACTGGATTACTTGGGGTAAACATTGGCGGTATTCCTGGCGCGGATAACAATTTTGCCTTTACCAGCTTTTGCATCATTTTAGTCTCGCTTGTTGCCCTACAAATGGTCATTCTCTATCGATTTAAGTGGCTATAA
- a CDS encoding YacL family protein produces MEYEFRRNSLTGTFLASFSMDHEVLGQWFSEELGPELAKIQQVLDIIKEIQSGKRDSWRLIGKDFSLDLDEEQARIYANALGFEQDYELEEAMSLYDAESEAYCGLEDLEEALLSWYKFVQKGL; encoded by the coding sequence ATGGAATATGAATTTCGGCGTAACAGTTTGACAGGCACGTTTTTAGCCAGCTTTAGTATGGACCATGAAGTGCTGGGTCAATGGTTTTCAGAAGAGTTAGGGCCAGAGTTAGCCAAAATTCAGCAAGTGCTCGATATTATCAAAGAAATTCAATCGGGTAAGCGTGATTCTTGGCGTTTGATCGGTAAAGATTTTTCCTTAGATCTGGATGAAGAGCAGGCGCGAATTTACGCCAATGCGTTGGGATTTGAGCAGGATTATGAACTCGAAGAGGCTATGTCACTTTATGATGCCGAATCTGAAGCCTATTGTGGGCTGGAAGATTTAGAAGAAGCCCTACTCAGTTGGTATAAATTTGTGCAAAAAGGGCTATAG
- a CDS encoding response regulator gives MGKPYSVLVVDDHPLLRKGICQLITSDPDFSLFGEVGSGLDALSSVATDEPDIVLLDLNMKGMTGLDTLNAMRQEGVTSRIVILTVSDAKQDVIRLLRAGADGYLLKDTEPDLLLDKLKNTMSGHRVISEEVAEYLYELKNAADEQEWVSSLTPRELQILQQLAEGLSNRMISEHLHISEGTVKVHVKNLLRKANAKSRTEMAVRYLNN, from the coding sequence ATGGGTAAACCTTATTCAGTTCTTGTGGTGGACGACCACCCACTCCTTCGTAAAGGCATTTGCCAACTAATCACCTCCGACCCCGACTTTAGTCTCTTCGGTGAAGTAGGCAGCGGTTTAGATGCCTTAAGCAGCGTTGCAACAGATGAACCAGACATCGTCTTACTCGATTTGAATATGAAGGGAATGACGGGCCTAGATACCCTCAATGCCATGCGCCAAGAAGGCGTGACTTCACGAATTGTCATCCTTACAGTTTCGGATGCAAAACAAGATGTTATTCGCCTTTTACGTGCTGGGGCGGACGGTTATTTACTTAAAGATACTGAACCAGACCTCCTCCTTGATAAACTTAAAAATACCATGTCAGGCCACAGGGTGATCAGTGAAGAAGTTGCAGAATACCTCTATGAACTTAAAAATGCCGCCGATGAGCAAGAATGGGTTTCAAGCTTGACACCAAGGGAGTTGCAAATCCTGCAACAACTGGCGGAAGGCTTAAGCAATAGAATGATTTCAGAACACTTACACATCAGTGAAGGTACAGTGAAAGTGCATGTGAAAAATCTGCTGCGTAAGGCCAATGCCAAATCGAGAACCGAGATGGCGGTAAGGTATCTAAACAATTAA
- the nrfA gene encoding ammonia-forming nitrite reductase cytochrome c552 subunit encodes MMKKMTGKTFALSALVAASFMAAGAMASDKTEPRNEVYKDKFKNQYNSWHDTAKSEELVDALEQDPNMVILWAGYAFAKDYKAPRGHMYAVTDVRNTLRTGAPKNAEDGPLPMACWSCKSPDVPRLIEEQGEDGYFKGKWAKGGPEVTNTIGCSDCHEKGSPKLRISRPYVDRALDAIGTPFSKASKQDKESMVCAQCHVEYYFEKKEDKKGFVKFPWDMGVTVDQMEVYYDGIEFSDWTHALSKTPMLKAQHPEYETWKMGIHGKNNVSCVDCHMPKVTSPEGKKFTDHKVGNPFDRFEETCATCHSQTKEFLVGVTNERKAKVKEMKLKAEEQLVKAHFEAAKAWELGATEAEMKPILTDIRHAQWRWDLAIASHGVAAHAPEEALRVLGTSVNKAADARVKLAQLLAKKGLTDPVAIPDISTKAKAQAVLGMDMEKMNAEKEAFKKDMLPKWDAEAKKREATYK; translated from the coding sequence ATGATGAAGAAGATGACAGGTAAGACTTTTGCATTAAGTGCATTGGTTGCCGCCAGCTTTATGGCTGCGGGGGCTATGGCGAGTGATAAAACTGAGCCTCGCAACGAAGTTTATAAAGATAAATTTAAAAATCAATACAATAGCTGGCATGACACCGCAAAGAGTGAAGAGCTTGTTGATGCGCTAGAGCAGGACCCTAATATGGTTATCCTGTGGGCAGGCTATGCATTTGCCAAAGATTATAAAGCCCCTCGTGGCCACATGTATGCCGTGACTGACGTACGTAATACCTTGCGTACTGGCGCGCCAAAAAATGCGGAAGATGGTCCATTACCTATGGCTTGCTGGAGCTGTAAAAGTCCTGACGTGCCTCGCTTAATTGAAGAGCAAGGTGAAGACGGTTACTTCAAAGGTAAGTGGGCGAAAGGTGGCCCAGAAGTGACTAACACTATTGGCTGTAGCGATTGCCACGAAAAAGGTTCACCAAAATTACGTATTTCTCGTCCTTATGTTGACCGCGCATTAGATGCAATTGGTACTCCATTTAGCAAAGCTTCTAAGCAAGACAAAGAGTCAATGGTATGCGCCCAGTGTCACGTTGAATACTACTTTGAGAAAAAAGAAGATAAGAAAGGTTTCGTCAAATTCCCTTGGGATATGGGCGTAACTGTAGATCAAATGGAAGTTTACTATGATGGCATTGAGTTCTCTGATTGGACTCACGCACTGTCTAAAACGCCAATGTTAAAAGCCCAGCATCCCGAGTATGAAACGTGGAAAATGGGTATCCATGGTAAAAATAATGTCAGTTGCGTTGACTGTCATATGCCTAAAGTGACTAGCCCTGAAGGTAAGAAGTTTACTGACCATAAAGTGGGTAACCCATTTGATCGTTTCGAAGAAACCTGTGCAACTTGCCACAGCCAAACCAAAGAGTTCTTAGTTGGCGTCACTAATGAGCGCAAAGCTAAAGTGAAAGAAATGAAACTCAAAGCGGAAGAGCAATTAGTGAAAGCGCACTTCGAAGCGGCGAAAGCATGGGAATTAGGTGCCACTGAAGCCGAAATGAAGCCAATTCTGACTGATATCCGCCATGCTCAATGGCGCTGGGATTTAGCCATTGCCTCACATGGCGTTGCAGCTCATGCTCCAGAAGAAGCACTACGCGTGTTGGGCACCTCTGTTAATAAAGCGGCCGATGCCCGTGTTAAGTTAGCACAGTTGTTAGCGAAAAAAGGCTTAACAGACCCTGTTGCCATCCCTGATATTTCGACTAAAGCTAAGGCTCAAGCAGTACTCGGAATGGACATGGAAAAGATGAATGCAGAGAAAGAAGCATTCAAGAAAGACATGTTACCTAAGTGGGATGCTGAAGCGAAAAAACGCGAAGCGACTTACAAGTAA